The following coding sequences are from one Rhodohalobacter barkolensis window:
- a CDS encoding glycine--tRNA ligase, which produces MPVKNLDSLDKIVSLSKARGFIFQSSDIYGGLAAVYDYGPLGVELKRNIQENWWKSMTQFHDNIVGVDAAIFMHPKVWEASGHVEGFNDPMIDDKQSKKRYRADMLIEQHIQKLRDKDKDDEADKLQEQLDTTGTRKGLCEDLYDIIMQEEIKAPDSGAFDWTEVRQFNLMFKTHYGATSSGDDDAIYLRPETAQGIFVNYKNVLDTARVQIPFGIAQVGKAFRNEVVARQFVFRMREFEQMEMQYFVEPGTDEESYENWLNARMEWHKSLGIREENLRTAPHPEDKLAHYARAAADIQFKFPIGWQEVEGIHNRTDFDLSRHQEYSGKKMEYYDQKQQKRYTPYVIETSIGLDRCTLMVLCDAYREEEVDGDTRTVLKLHPKLAPTKVGIFPLIKKPELQEVARKIEHELREDYNVLYDESGSIGKRYRRQDEAGTPFCVTVDFDGLEDNTVTIRYRDNMEQERVSIDKLGDVIRDGMRNWKSE; this is translated from the coding sequence ATGCCTGTAAAGAATTTAGATTCATTAGACAAAATTGTTTCACTGTCGAAAGCCAGAGGGTTCATTTTCCAATCCTCAGATATTTATGGGGGTCTCGCAGCCGTTTATGATTACGGCCCGCTTGGCGTTGAACTGAAACGAAACATTCAGGAGAACTGGTGGAAATCGATGACACAATTCCACGACAACATTGTTGGTGTGGATGCGGCTATTTTTATGCATCCGAAGGTCTGGGAAGCAAGTGGCCATGTGGAAGGGTTCAACGACCCGATGATTGACGATAAGCAGTCCAAAAAACGATATCGGGCGGATATGCTGATCGAGCAGCACATCCAGAAACTGCGCGATAAAGATAAAGATGACGAAGCTGACAAACTCCAGGAGCAGCTCGACACCACCGGTACCCGTAAGGGATTATGTGAAGATCTCTACGATATCATCATGCAGGAAGAGATTAAGGCTCCCGATTCAGGAGCATTCGACTGGACCGAAGTGCGTCAGTTCAATCTGATGTTCAAAACTCACTATGGAGCAACATCATCCGGAGATGATGATGCTATTTATCTGCGCCCGGAGACTGCGCAGGGTATTTTTGTAAACTATAAAAATGTACTCGATACGGCACGGGTTCAGATTCCATTTGGAATTGCACAGGTTGGAAAAGCTTTCCGTAACGAAGTGGTTGCCCGTCAGTTTGTGTTTCGTATGCGCGAATTTGAGCAGATGGAGATGCAATACTTTGTAGAACCGGGTACGGACGAAGAGAGTTATGAAAACTGGCTCAATGCCCGAATGGAGTGGCACAAGAGTTTGGGAATCCGGGAAGAGAATTTAAGAACCGCTCCGCATCCGGAAGATAAGCTGGCTCACTATGCCCGTGCTGCCGCTGATATTCAGTTCAAATTCCCTATTGGATGGCAGGAAGTGGAGGGTATCCACAACCGAACCGATTTTGACCTCTCCCGCCACCAGGAGTACTCCGGAAAGAAAATGGAGTACTACGATCAGAAACAACAAAAGCGTTACACTCCTTATGTGATCGAAACATCCATTGGGCTGGACCGCTGTACGCTGATGGTGCTTTGTGATGCCTACCGCGAAGAAGAGGTGGATGGCGATACAAGAACCGTACTCAAGCTTCACCCAAAACTGGCTCCGACCAAAGTTGGGATCTTCCCGCTTATCAAAAAGCCTGAACTGCAGGAAGTAGCAAGAAAGATCGAGCACGAACTCCGGGAAGATTACAATGTTCTCTATGATGAGTCCGGTTCTATTGGAAAACGATACCGCCGCCAAGATGAAGCCGGAACACCATTTTGTGTAACCGTTGATTTTGATGGTCTGGAAGATAATACCGTAACCATCCGCTACCGAGACAATATGGAACAGGAGCGTGTTTCCATAGATAAGCTGGGTGATGTAATTCGCGACGGGATGAGAAACTGGAAATCGGAGTAA
- a CDS encoding peroxiredoxin family protein has product MSRILLATAILLFTIPFQTLLGQSATVPADSTFEDYMNQAWDQIRETDFSDSLQNVYSVEFYNYYKENPDTETGEKAFAQAFLMWGNTGNSEHVSEAIQNLSYDSELWRMIVSPMSNIYARNEDLSLTDYYELLDYLSEKLTDPNSKSAVLLSLLRKNSREEDHKERAVDFAREIVEIDANEFYVTQALGYLHEIESLNIGQKAPDFDLQTIDGDKISLESLEGQYVILEFWATWCGPCLPEIPHLKELYESYHDSGFTIIGISLDREVKTLTDFIEEREMEWPQIYVEDGWTGDISRLFNVSGIPRMYLLDPNGIIIGRDLRGEEMISKVDQLMADAQQ; this is encoded by the coding sequence ATGAGTCGAATTCTATTAGCAACTGCGATACTACTCTTTACAATTCCATTTCAAACCCTTCTTGGTCAAAGCGCGACTGTTCCGGCAGATTCAACATTTGAAGATTATATGAATCAAGCCTGGGATCAAATTCGAGAGACTGACTTTTCTGACAGCCTGCAAAATGTTTATTCCGTTGAATTTTATAACTACTACAAAGAAAATCCCGACACTGAAACAGGTGAAAAAGCATTTGCACAAGCCTTTTTAATGTGGGGAAATACAGGTAATTCAGAGCATGTAAGTGAAGCGATTCAAAACCTCAGCTACGATTCTGAACTTTGGAGAATGATCGTGTCTCCAATGTCCAACATCTATGCAAGAAATGAAGATTTGAGTTTAACAGACTATTATGAACTGCTGGACTACCTTTCTGAAAAACTGACAGATCCAAACAGTAAATCAGCAGTTTTGCTCTCACTTTTACGAAAAAACTCCAGAGAAGAAGATCATAAAGAGAGAGCCGTTGATTTTGCGCGCGAGATTGTGGAAATAGATGCGAATGAATTTTATGTGACTCAAGCTTTAGGTTATTTACATGAAATTGAGTCGTTAAATATTGGCCAAAAGGCTCCTGATTTTGATCTCCAAACAATAGACGGTGATAAGATTTCACTGGAAAGCCTGGAAGGGCAATATGTAATTCTGGAGTTTTGGGCTACCTGGTGTGGCCCCTGCCTCCCCGAAATTCCACATCTAAAGGAGCTTTATGAATCTTACCATGACAGTGGATTTACCATCATCGGAATTTCTTTAGACAGAGAGGTTAAGACATTAACAGACTTTATTGAAGAGAGAGAAATGGAGTGGCCTCAAATTTATGTAGAGGATGGGTGGACTGGAGACATTTCAAGATTATTCAACGTTTCAGGCATTCCAAGAATGTACCTGCTTGATCCGAATGGTATTATCATCGGGAGGGATCTACGTGGCGAAGAGATGATTTCAAAAGTAGATCAATTAATGGCTGATGCTCAGCAGTAA
- a CDS encoding DUF2256 domain-containing protein: MTHKKPNLPEKICPVCNRPFSWRKKWEKNWDDVKYCSERCRRERKSRK, from the coding sequence ATGACCCATAAAAAGCCTAATCTGCCCGAAAAAATCTGTCCGGTTTGTAATCGGCCGTTTAGCTGGCGTAAAAAGTGGGAGAAGAATTGGGATGATGTAAAGTACTGCAGCGAGAGATGCCGAAGAGAGAGGAAGAGTAGAAAATAA
- a CDS encoding superoxide dismutase family protein produces MMKYISIALMALFLFASCAEQEQEEVEMEYQTQSEDKAVAVLHATEGNSAEGTVVFTQTDEGVRVEASISGLEANSMHGFHIHEFGDCRADDGTSAAGHFNPEEMEHGGPDDDVRHVGDLGNLESDEDGNANVDFVDPRLQLSGMTSIMGRGVIVHAGEDDLESQPTGDAGARLSCGVIGVANPDY; encoded by the coding sequence ATGATGAAATATATATCAATAGCGCTTATGGCACTGTTTCTTTTTGCCTCTTGCGCGGAGCAAGAACAAGAAGAAGTGGAAATGGAATATCAGACACAATCAGAAGATAAAGCTGTGGCCGTACTTCACGCTACGGAGGGGAATAGCGCTGAAGGAACTGTAGTATTTACACAGACGGATGAAGGAGTTCGGGTAGAAGCATCAATTAGCGGACTTGAAGCAAATTCAATGCACGGATTTCATATTCATGAATTTGGTGATTGCCGGGCGGATGACGGAACATCTGCTGCGGGACACTTCAATCCTGAAGAGATGGAGCATGGCGGACCGGATGATGATGTTCGTCATGTCGGAGATCTCGGAAATCTGGAATCTGATGAAGATGGAAACGCCAATGTTGACTTTGTAGATCCCAGACTTCAACTATCAGGGATGACTTCCATCATGGGACGCGGTGTAATTGTCCACGCGGGTGAGGATGATCTGGAGTCTCAACCTACCGGCGATGCAGGCGCTCGTCTGTCATGCGGCGTAATTGGAGTTGCCAATCCGGATTACTGA
- a CDS encoding TlpA family protein disulfide reductase — MVKKNIFRIVSGIFLSIAILAAGFYFFLFANPIHLHQANLLKWIPILLCFGALFASGIINTETPSKYLPLLFIPFIVFDLFNFFYFPFIIVLITVGILALVISRTEVTGYVKLASILPVSGIFVYYLLAQPLIIERDGFRRNMEGELVNATVLWNPLPDGLQALPSHTLVDENNNEYTLDSVTGKTHFIAFWATWCGPCIEKKPLLDSLKLAYQDQVEFIDISLDEDRDKWQAFLEKHDPAGLQLISNNINKTRRDLNISSLPLHFIVNPEREYKSYTSLEQAGEVLKTSIE, encoded by the coding sequence ATGGTTAAAAAAAATATTTTCAGAATAGTGTCGGGTATTTTCCTATCCATAGCCATCCTGGCTGCGGGATTCTACTTTTTCCTGTTTGCCAATCCTATCCATCTGCATCAAGCCAATCTTCTTAAATGGATCCCAATATTGCTTTGCTTTGGGGCCTTATTTGCAAGCGGGATAATTAATACAGAGACCCCTTCTAAGTACTTGCCTTTACTGTTCATACCCTTTATTGTTTTTGATCTGTTCAACTTCTTTTATTTCCCATTCATCATTGTGTTAATCACTGTCGGTATACTCGCATTGGTCATTTCAAGAACCGAGGTGACCGGATATGTTAAGCTTGCATCCATCCTCCCAGTCTCTGGAATTTTCGTCTACTATTTACTGGCCCAGCCGTTGATTATTGAGCGGGATGGATTTAGGCGTAATATGGAAGGGGAATTGGTAAATGCGACTGTTTTGTGGAATCCTTTGCCGGATGGGCTTCAGGCTCTGCCAAGTCACACCCTGGTTGATGAGAATAACAATGAGTACACCTTAGACAGCGTAACCGGCAAAACTCATTTTATTGCATTTTGGGCAACCTGGTGTGGCCCATGTATTGAGAAAAAACCTTTGTTGGATTCATTGAAGCTAGCCTATCAAGATCAAGTTGAGTTTATTGATATCTCACTTGATGAAGACAGGGATAAATGGCAGGCATTTCTCGAAAAACACGATCCGGCCGGTTTGCAACTCATTTCAAATAACATAAACAAAACCCGAAGGGATCTTAATATCAGTTCTCTTCCCCTCCATTTCATTGTAAACCCTGAAAGGGAATACAAATCATATACATCCTTAGAGCAGGCCGGGGAAGTGCTTAAAACGAGTATTGAATAA
- a CDS encoding energy transducer TonB, whose product MRKYLFTILFSLFVFVGFSCSTTGNQVNSSSASYAEVPMPNQLVSEEFPQPDEWAKYPGGNEALQSHIQMNTIIPEEARIEGYNGRLVMTYVVNNEGVAGQVETLMSPHEAITSMYEKIIANMERWEPAILNGEPVQQQYAISAYFNDNTSQ is encoded by the coding sequence ATGCGTAAATATTTATTCACAATCCTTTTTTCACTCTTTGTATTTGTAGGGTTCAGCTGTTCAACGACCGGTAATCAGGTGAACAGTTCATCTGCGAGTTATGCCGAAGTACCCATGCCTAATCAACTGGTCTCTGAAGAGTTTCCCCAACCGGATGAGTGGGCAAAGTATCCCGGTGGAAATGAGGCGCTTCAATCTCATATTCAAATGAATACAATAATTCCTGAAGAGGCCAGGATAGAAGGATATAACGGCCGACTGGTGATGACTTATGTGGTTAACAATGAGGGAGTTGCGGGACAGGTCGAAACACTGATGAGCCCGCATGAAGCCATTACATCTATGTATGAAAAAATCATAGCAAATATGGAGAGATGGGAACCTGCAATTTTAAATGGCGAACCGGTTCAACAGCAATATGCAATCAGTGCGTATTTTAACGACAACACGAGTCAGTAA
- a CDS encoding alpha/beta fold hydrolase: MKNLFVAITLFFLGIPFAQSVTAQNYQEVAGNWEGTIQITGQNLTTNFTFSFLDGELDGTIDIPQQNAYNLPVEFTRMNGDSLLFQFQTGTGPATFKGEWNRDAGTISGTFEQMDMSYPFSIKKREGNQVNERNLAGGEEIIIQTRAGQVSGTLQLADEPAPIVILLTGSGSQDRDETVAGFKIFAQIADSLSKNGYSSFRYDDRGVGRSTGETDATLFDLSDDLLDILVHLEDEYPDQITKTILLGHSQGGLVSVISAVNKNVDGVILMGSPFLPGDEVINHQIKAISESQGIAEEVVEQNLEFQERIYEVIRNEDDWDDVEQDLYDRLEAQINELPEEQREALGDMNSFIRSQINRQLAAAKTEWFKSFIEYNPENDISNLDIPMLALFGEKDTQVILGPNREKAEQLRDEAELLMQIVEIESANHLFQLANSGLPSEYGMLEKEFAPGFVEAMIEWLNSL, from the coding sequence ATGAAAAATCTATTCGTTGCTATTACTCTATTTTTTTTGGGAATTCCATTTGCTCAATCTGTTACCGCACAAAATTATCAGGAAGTTGCCGGTAATTGGGAAGGTACTATTCAGATTACGGGACAGAATCTTACCACTAATTTTACATTCAGTTTTCTGGATGGAGAATTGGACGGTACCATCGATATTCCGCAACAAAACGCGTACAACTTACCGGTTGAGTTTACCCGGATGAATGGGGACTCTCTTCTTTTTCAATTTCAAACAGGCACAGGGCCGGCAACATTTAAGGGCGAGTGGAACCGGGACGCCGGAACGATTTCAGGTACATTTGAGCAGATGGATATGAGTTATCCCTTTTCAATTAAAAAGAGAGAGGGGAACCAAGTAAATGAAAGAAATTTAGCCGGCGGTGAGGAGATTATCATCCAAACCCGGGCAGGTCAAGTAAGTGGTACTCTGCAACTCGCTGATGAACCGGCGCCCATTGTTATTCTGTTGACCGGCTCCGGATCGCAGGACAGGGATGAAACCGTAGCGGGATTTAAAATTTTTGCTCAAATTGCAGATTCCCTTTCTAAAAACGGTTACTCATCATTCCGGTATGATGACCGGGGAGTAGGCCGCTCTACCGGTGAAACAGACGCCACTCTTTTTGATTTATCTGACGACTTGCTGGATATCCTTGTTCACCTTGAGGATGAGTACCCTGATCAGATCACAAAAACCATTTTATTGGGTCATAGCCAGGGAGGTTTGGTTTCTGTTATTTCGGCGGTTAACAAAAATGTAGATGGTGTAATTTTGATGGGATCTCCATTTCTACCGGGTGATGAGGTGATTAACCATCAGATCAAAGCAATTTCTGAATCCCAGGGTATTGCGGAAGAGGTTGTGGAGCAGAATCTGGAGTTTCAGGAGAGGATTTATGAAGTCATCCGAAATGAGGACGACTGGGATGATGTGGAGCAGGATCTGTATGATCGGCTGGAAGCGCAAATCAATGAACTGCCTGAAGAGCAGCGTGAAGCTTTGGGCGATATGAATTCGTTTATTCGAAGCCAGATCAATCGACAGCTGGCGGCTGCAAAAACCGAGTGGTTTAAGTCGTTTATTGAGTACAATCCGGAGAATGATATTTCAAATCTGGATATTCCGATGCTGGCACTTTTTGGTGAGAAAGACACGCAGGTTATTTTAGGGCCAAACCGTGAAAAAGCGGAGCAGTTACGGGATGAGGCTGAGCTTCTGATGCAAATTGTGGAAATTGAATCGGCCAATCACCTGTTTCAGCTGGCCAATAGCGGCCTGCCCAGCGAGTACGGTATGCTCGAAAAAGAGTTTGCTCCCGGTTTTGTGGAAGCCATGATTGAGTGGCTTAACTCACTTTAA
- a CDS encoding alpha/beta hydrolase family protein, translating to METKKIEFQGAFGDTLAAKIDIPEGEHKACALFAHCFTCSKNLKAVGNIAKALNRKGVAVFRFDFTGLGDSDGSFEDTNFSSNVDDLIAASGYMEKEMSSPSILIGHSLGGAAVIQAAHRLESVKAVATIGAPSNPKHVEKHFELKRDEIEQEGSAIVTLAGRPFRIKKQFLDDLEKSKMDKYILELDRALMVMHSPLDDTVGIDNAAHIYKTAKHPKSFLSMHEADHLLMEETYSRYAGSMIAEWSSIYL from the coding sequence ATGGAAACTAAAAAAATAGAATTTCAGGGTGCTTTTGGTGATACGCTGGCAGCAAAAATTGATATACCGGAGGGAGAACATAAAGCATGCGCGCTTTTTGCTCACTGTTTTACCTGTTCAAAGAATTTGAAGGCTGTAGGAAATATTGCGAAAGCCTTAAACAGAAAAGGGGTGGCTGTTTTCCGGTTCGACTTTACAGGATTGGGCGATAGTGATGGAAGTTTTGAAGACACCAACTTCAGTTCAAATGTTGATGATTTGATTGCCGCATCGGGATACATGGAGAAAGAGATGAGTTCTCCATCAATATTGATCGGGCACTCTTTGGGGGGAGCTGCAGTAATCCAGGCAGCTCATCGATTAGAATCCGTGAAAGCCGTGGCTACTATTGGAGCGCCATCAAACCCAAAACATGTGGAGAAGCATTTTGAGTTAAAACGCGACGAGATTGAACAGGAGGGATCCGCGATTGTAACGCTTGCCGGACGGCCATTTCGAATAAAAAAGCAGTTTTTGGATGATCTGGAAAAGTCGAAAATGGATAAATACATTCTGGAGCTGGACCGGGCATTGATGGTGATGCATTCCCCGCTGGATGATACCGTAGGCATTGATAATGCGGCTCATATCTATAAAACTGCGAAACACCCCAAAAGTTTTCTGTCAATGCACGAAGCAGATCACCTGCTCATGGAAGAGACCTACAGCCGGTATGCAGGTTCAATGATTGCTGAATGGTCATCCATTTATCTATGA
- a CDS encoding zinc-dependent metalloprotease, whose translation MIHLVQKLSALMLALLLIAGCASTDSVQSSDAPSERPSGAAAASSDGPKPFSEVIKESFDKDEGLFNVYKDNSTYYYEIPDDMLEREMLMVSRIARTADGIAYGGMKNNTQVLRWQKRDNKILLRRVSFSNTASDTLPIYEAVRNSNFEPILASFDIAAINEDSTGSVIDVTSLFTTDVPALGLQQGNRTRFQVRSVDGSRTFIEEIRSFPENVEARHLLTYVAQNPPSNSDANTISLEINHSMHLLPEEPMQRREPDARVGYFTASQTDFGTDEHRAKPVSHVTRWKLVPKDKEAYMRGELVEPEEPIIFYIDPATPEVWREWLIKGVDDWQVAFEEAGFKNAIYGKMAPTKEEDPDFSLEDARYPTIRYFASPIQNAFGPHVHDPRSGQIMTSAIGWYHNVMRLLRNWYFIQTAAANPEARSVQFDDDVMGELIRFVSAHEVGHTLGLPHNFGSSAAIPVDSLRSPTYTDENGTAPSIMDYARFNYIAQPGDGVTNFFPRVGPYDKWAVKWGYTWFGDTPLEEQNETLHEWTKERADDPVYFYGAQTGSKIDPRSQNEDLGDNSMKASTYGIANLQVITDNLIEWTSQEGEDFAELDELYGQILGQWSRYMGHVTQNVGGVYENDKTFDQEGGVYEPTPKEIQKEAMDFLRTHAFSDPSWVLNQDILSRVNQADFVDNFRGRQVSVLNNLVDPQRIARLIEYDNRSDADVYSPYEFMDDVRGTIWTELDRNREISVYRRNLQRAYIERMEYLMTEELPSVPAAFRQFVGFTSVDVSQSDIRPIVREQLEILQRDINNTRNSVSDRATRIHLADSERRIDNILNPN comes from the coding sequence ATGATCCATTTAGTACAAAAGCTATCAGCATTGATGCTTGCTCTACTTTTGATCGCCGGCTGTGCCAGCACAGATAGCGTTCAAAGTTCTGATGCGCCAAGTGAACGGCCATCCGGAGCGGCAGCTGCATCATCAGACGGCCCCAAGCCTTTCTCCGAAGTGATTAAAGAGAGCTTCGATAAAGATGAGGGACTGTTCAATGTCTACAAAGACAATTCTACTTACTACTACGAAATACCAGACGACATGCTGGAGCGAGAGATGCTTATGGTGTCGCGAATTGCCCGAACGGCAGACGGCATTGCCTATGGCGGTATGAAAAACAATACACAGGTTCTCCGCTGGCAAAAGCGTGATAACAAAATTCTCCTTCGCCGGGTATCATTCAGCAATACGGCAAGTGATACACTTCCCATTTACGAAGCTGTAAGAAACTCAAATTTTGAGCCTATTCTGGCGTCCTTCGATATTGCGGCTATCAATGAAGATTCCACCGGATCTGTTATTGATGTTACCAGCCTCTTTACAACCGATGTTCCTGCTTTAGGTCTGCAACAAGGTAACAGAACACGTTTTCAGGTTCGAAGTGTTGACGGAAGCAGAACCTTTATTGAAGAGATTCGCAGTTTCCCTGAAAATGTGGAAGCACGCCATTTACTGACCTATGTTGCTCAAAATCCTCCGTCCAATTCAGATGCCAATACCATCTCTCTTGAAATTAACCACAGTATGCACCTGCTGCCGGAAGAACCGATGCAGCGACGAGAGCCTGATGCACGTGTTGGATATTTCACTGCCAGCCAGACAGACTTTGGTACAGACGAACATCGTGCAAAACCGGTAAGTCACGTTACCCGATGGAAACTGGTACCTAAAGACAAAGAAGCTTATATGAGAGGCGAACTGGTTGAACCTGAAGAACCGATCATTTTCTACATCGACCCCGCAACTCCGGAAGTTTGGAGAGAGTGGCTGATTAAAGGTGTGGACGACTGGCAGGTAGCTTTTGAGGAAGCCGGTTTTAAAAATGCTATTTACGGTAAAATGGCACCAACGAAGGAAGAAGATCCCGACTTTAGCCTCGAAGATGCACGCTATCCAACCATCCGTTACTTTGCATCGCCAATTCAAAATGCATTTGGCCCGCACGTACACGATCCGCGATCAGGTCAGATTATGACATCAGCCATTGGTTGGTACCACAACGTGATGCGTCTGCTCAGAAACTGGTACTTTATCCAGACGGCAGCCGCCAATCCGGAAGCACGTTCCGTTCAGTTTGATGATGACGTAATGGGCGAACTGATTCGCTTTGTATCGGCTCACGAAGTAGGCCACACACTCGGACTTCCACATAACTTTGGTTCAAGTGCCGCGATTCCTGTAGACTCTTTACGTTCACCAACATACACCGATGAAAACGGTACAGCACCATCCATCATGGACTATGCCCGATTCAACTACATTGCACAGCCCGGTGATGGCGTAACGAACTTCTTCCCACGCGTGGGTCCATACGACAAGTGGGCCGTTAAGTGGGGTTACACCTGGTTTGGAGATACTCCACTCGAAGAACAGAATGAAACCCTTCACGAATGGACGAAAGAGCGTGCCGACGACCCGGTTTACTTTTATGGAGCTCAGACCGGATCAAAAATTGACCCGAGATCACAAAATGAGGATCTGGGTGACAATAGTATGAAAGCCAGTACATACGGAATTGCAAACCTTCAGGTCATTACCGACAACCTGATTGAATGGACAAGCCAGGAAGGTGAAGATTTTGCTGAACTGGACGAACTTTACGGACAAATTCTTGGCCAGTGGAGCCGATACATGGGCCACGTTACACAGAACGTTGGCGGGGTTTACGAAAACGACAAAACCTTCGATCAGGAAGGCGGCGTGTATGAGCCAACTCCGAAAGAGATCCAGAAAGAGGCGATGGACTTCCTGAGAACCCACGCTTTCTCCGATCCTTCATGGGTATTGAACCAGGATATTCTGAGCCGTGTAAACCAGGCGGATTTCGTAGACAACTTCCGCGGACGTCAGGTTTCAGTGCTGAATAATTTGGTGGACCCACAGCGTATTGCACGCCTGATTGAGTACGATAACAGGTCAGATGCAGATGTTTACTCTCCATACGAATTTATGGACGATGTACGCGGTACCATCTGGACCGAGCTCGATAGAAATCGTGAGATCTCAGTTTACAGAAGAAATCTGCAGCGAGCTTACATTGAGCGAATGGAGTATCTGATGACTGAAGAGCTGCCAAGCGTTCCGGCCGCATTCCGTCAGTTTGTAGGATTTACATCCGTTGATGTTAGCCAGTCCGACATTCGTCCGATTGTACGTGAGCAGCTCGAAATTCTTCAGCGCGATATCAATAATACACGAAATAGTGTTAGTGACCGCGCAACCCGAATTCACCTTGCTGACTCCGAAAGGAGAATTGACAACATCCTGAATCCGAACTAA
- the asd gene encoding aspartate-semialdehyde dehydrogenase: protein MTSFKVGILGATGAVGQKFIRILENHPWFKITALGASSRSAGKLYEEAANWIESTRMPDGVKSLTVLECTSNHFDEVDFVFSGLDSSVATEIETDFAKAGIPVISNAKNFRTDPTVPLLIPEVNPDHIEMIREQRFTADGSGWIVTNPNCVAVPLTTSLKPLYDAFGIESVVVTSMQAISGAGYPGVPSLDIMGNVIPFIGGEESKIRQEPLKLLGKLKDGAVRYADFPVQATATRVPVINGHLLSVTVSLKRKADQDEIINVMKSWGSPIHDLDLPSAPKFPLKIFDDPRYPQPRLHADSEGGMQTAIGRIRQAHVMDVSYIAMAHNTVRGAAGGAVLNAELLVKKGFLK, encoded by the coding sequence ATGACTTCATTTAAAGTCGGAATATTGGGAGCTACAGGAGCCGTTGGGCAGAAGTTTATCCGAATTCTTGAAAATCACCCCTGGTTTAAGATTACGGCTTTGGGTGCGTCAAGCAGATCGGCGGGTAAACTTTACGAGGAAGCTGCGAATTGGATTGAAAGCACGCGCATGCCGGATGGGGTCAAATCACTGACAGTACTGGAGTGTACATCGAACCATTTTGATGAGGTAGACTTTGTTTTTTCCGGGCTTGATTCGTCAGTAGCTACTGAGATTGAAACTGATTTTGCCAAGGCCGGGATCCCGGTAATCAGCAATGCAAAGAATTTCAGAACCGATCCAACTGTACCGCTCTTAATCCCTGAAGTAAATCCCGATCATATCGAAATGATACGTGAGCAGAGGTTTACAGCTGATGGGTCCGGCTGGATTGTAACCAATCCCAACTGTGTGGCTGTTCCCTTAACTACATCCCTGAAGCCGCTATACGATGCTTTTGGAATTGAGTCGGTAGTTGTAACGTCTATGCAGGCGATATCAGGAGCCGGCTATCCCGGTGTTCCAAGTCTCGATATAATGGGAAATGTAATTCCATTTATTGGCGGTGAAGAGTCCAAAATTCGCCAGGAGCCACTGAAACTATTAGGTAAATTGAAAGACGGTGCCGTTCGATATGCAGATTTTCCTGTTCAGGCAACCGCCACCCGGGTTCCGGTCATCAACGGACATCTGCTTTCAGTTACGGTGAGCTTAAAAAGGAAAGCAGATCAAGATGAGATTATCAATGTGATGAAGAGCTGGGGAAGTCCAATTCATGATCTAGATCTGCCATCAGCCCCAAAATTTCCACTAAAAATATTTGACGATCCGAGATACCCTCAGCCGCGACTGCATGCAGACAGTGAAGGTGGGATGCAGACGGCCATTGGAAGAATTCGTCAGGCTCACGTGATGGATGTAAGCTATATTGCCATGGCTCATAATACGGTTCGCGGAGCTGCCGGTGGCGCTGTTTTAAATGCAGAACTACTGGTTAAGAAAGGATTTTTGAAATAA